The window TGATCCGCCTGCCGTGCAACCTGGGGTACGGCGGCGCCGTCCAGACCGGATTTCGATACGCGGTGCGTCGGGGATACGATCTGGCCGTGCTGATGGACGCCGACGGGCAGCACGATCCGGATAGCATTCCCGATCTGATGGCACCCTTGCTGGCCGGCGAGGCGGACGTGGTGGTGGGGTCTCGCTTCCTGGGGCGGCACACCTATCCGGTGGACCTGCCCCGGCGGCTGGCCATGCGCTTTTTCAGCTCGGTGGTGCACTTGTTGACCGGTCATCGGATCACGGACCCCACATCCGGGTTTCAGGCGCTCTCCCGGGATGCGCTGCGCTTCTTCGCGTATGACAATTACCCGTCTGACTTTCCGGATGCGGATGCGCTGCTGGCGTTGCTCTACGCTGGCTTCCGGGTGGTGGAGGTGCCGGTGACGATGCACGGCCGGCGGTCGGGCGACTCCATGCACAGCCCATTGCGCGGCGTCTACTACATGCTGCGCATGTCGTTGTCGCTTTTCATCCTGCTCCTGCGGCAGAAGACGCGTGCGCCAGTGCGCCATCCTGAACGGCGTGTGTCCAACGCCGTGGAGATTCCGTGAGGCGACTCACGACGCGAGTTGCAGGCTCCGTGAGTGTGTCTGAGAGCGTGCCTGAAAATTTATCCGTAAGGTGTCTGAGGGGCTCCCTTGGCTACCAGATCCACAGGGGGAGATGTGGAGGGGACCTCCCCTCTCTCTGGTTTGGCCCTTCGCTACCCAAAGGGCCAAACCAGAGGGAGGGGCTCCCCATAGTAGGGGCAACGGCATTTCTCAAACACGCTCTGGGAAATGCAGCTTAAGCCATTGCTGGGATTCAAAGGTGCCGAAGAACTTGGTCCGGACACGGCGTCGCCATGCC of the Chloroflexota bacterium genome contains:
- a CDS encoding glycosyltransferase family 2 protein produces the protein MTARREPVSDKAGVRQLVIMPAYNEAANIQGVLHQLRERFPEMPCVVVDDGSVDDTAERARAAGAEVIRLPCNLGYGGAVQTGFRYAVRRGYDLAVLMDADGQHDPDSIPDLMAPLLAGEADVVVGSRFLGRHTYPVDLPRRLAMRFFSSVVHLLTGHRITDPTSGFQALSRDALRFFAYDNYPSDFPDADALLALLYAGFRVVEVPVTMHGRRSGDSMHSPLRGVYYMLRMSLSLFILLLRQKTRAPVRHPERRVSNAVEIP